The DNA sequence GAGATGCCTACTTATGTGGAGTAtgttatataaaaaataattttgatatttatgaatttaaaataagaaaattagtatttaaataattatttttggttgacTTTTGATCAATCTCACATCTTTCAAAATTCtgcaaattaattactaattttaatgtaattacGCAAGTGAAAATCCAAATCATGAATGCCCAAATTTGTGAATACTCGAatgctgtttttttttttaaatctaaatcTAGTTTACACGCATCGGTAAATTATGAAGCGCGATATGAGTCGAAGTTGCAAATTGAGAAAAAGTCCTAAAATTGGTtaaaatgattgaaatattatcGTTTCAGTTCTACCtgaatgataatattttaaagaattgATGTTTTGTCCACGTCACAATATTCCGCTTCCACACcaatttcaccaaaatatGTGTCATATGACACAACTGTCCGCTTCCACACcaatttcaccaaaatatGTGTCATATGACACAACTGTGACttgtaatagtagtaatttttagtCGTTGTAGTAGCTCATTTGGTATACTATGGTAAATTTTTTGTGGTTTGATGGTAAATTTGATTGTGATATAATTTGCTAAAAGCTAGTTTAGCCTCAGTTTCCTATTTGACTATCAAATTGAGGGCAAGGTAAGTAGCGAATGAATAAATGTTTGAAATCACATTAACGAGCATGACTAATGTTTGACTTGAATAAACTTTATAACATTCAAGCCAATTATAATTGatcaaacaaaatcaaaacgATTTCGAAATTCGAGGAAACATCAGGAATACCATTTCAAGTGGTAACAAACATTCCACACTTTCAAGTAGTATTGTATAAGATTTTTAAAGCCAATTATTCCAAGATAGTATGAAGCCAATATCCAATCAAACaataaataagttaattttatttaattaaatgatgtaAAAGCATTGAAATAGTCTTTGACCAAATAACCTACCAAAACGAAAGTCGCCCGACCCGACATCGCGTGGAAGCcaaacatttttcattttacccATTTAGACGTAACCGGGTCCGGGTTACCGGGTCAAGCTTTGGAGTCGCCTATAAATACAATCCTCTCATTTCTCCTTCTCACAAATCACAATCTCTcccaatatttttcatttcacacACGCAAAAAGCGACCTCAAAAAccatttaattaatcatggTGCAGCTGAAGAAGAAACTTTCCGGCAAAATGAGACTCAAATACACTCCTCCCTACGCCGGCGCCGGAGACATGCCTGAACCGGATATGTTCGTCCTCACCTCCGCCGGTCAGCGGATTCCGGCGCACTCTAAGATTTTGGTAAATTCACTCTCTGATCTTCAATTTTGTGTCGATTCATCAGCttaattcatttctatttGTGTGTTTTGATCATTTTCCACTTCATTTGAATTCGATTTGAATTCCAGAgctttcaattttaatacaaatCTCTGTTTTTCGATCGGAATTGTtaaattgtgtaatttttattagtaattgGGGAAATTTGCAGGCATCGGCATCGGCAGTGCTGGAGAGCATAATCGAGAGGCCGGAGAAGCACCGGAGCAGTGAACGGAAAATCACGATCTCCGGCGTACCGTACGACGCCGTCCATGTCTTCCTCCAGTTTCTCTATTTCAATAAGTAAGTTTGTTGTTCTAATCAACAGATGTATGTTTTTCcagttttttattcaaaaagcTATTCCAGCTCTCAAGcaataaaaatgtttaaattgGACCAATTAAAGTAGcacaaaaaataactttcacaTCCGCCGTCCATTTCACAACCTACTCGACACGTGGCTTATTTTCCGCGTTCTCAGTTGGTGGATCGtagatattttattgattcgAGTTACTGTTTTGGTAGGCGCGGCGATTTACAGAGTTTTCCAACATCACAGGAACTTGTAATTCTGTCAAAACTGTATTTACTAAATTGCCCTTCCGGTGTGGTTTTTTTTCAGGTGCAGCGATGAGCATATGGAGAGCTATGGAATCCACCTCTTAGCCTTGTCGCATGTCTACTCTGTGCAGCAGCTGAAGCAGATATGCACAAGAGGTTTAGCTAAGCGATTGAGCGTGGAAAACGTGGTTGATGTGCTTCAGCTTGCAAGATTGTGCAACGCGCCGGATCTCTACCTCAAGTGTATGAGATTGGTGTCTGATAAATATAAAGCTGTCGAGGAGACCGAGGCGTGGAGGTTCTTGCAAGAGCATGATCCCTATCTCGAGCTTGAGATTTTACAATTCATCGATGAAACTGAATCGGTATACACCTTAACTTAAACCTTGAGCTTCTTTTATGTTGTATGTTTTGGATTCttgatttgatattgatggacTATTGTTGATTGGTgtagaggaagaagaaaacgaGGAGGCACAGGGAGGAGCAGAGCTTGTATATGCAGCTGAGCGAAGCAATGGACTGTCTCGAGCATATTTGTTCGGAGGGATGCACAAGCGTTGGCCCGTGTGACATGGACCCGAATGAGCATAAGGGCCCGTGCAGCAAGTTCTCGACCTGCCAAGGGATTCAGCTTCTGATCAAGCATTTTGGTGCTTGCAAGAAGAGGGTTAATGGTGGGTGTTCGCGTTGTTCCCGGATGTGGCAGCTATTCAAGCTGCACTCTTCGATTTGTGATCAGCCGGATGAATGCAGAGTCCCCCTCTGCAGGTAATGAGAAACATTTCTTGATCTTTCAATCTATACTTAATTGCTTGATTTAGCTAAACATTGGGGAATTCACTTGGATTAGCCAGATAGAAAGAGTCTAGTTTCTTTAGTATATATAGATTACTTTATTTGGTGAGATATGCTGAATTGCTTTACATTCTCtatgaaaagggaaatgaaTCAAGCTGTCATTGTTGGGTTATATCTTTTTTTGATGAATCTGCCAGATATGTTCACTGATTTTAGATCAAGAATATGCCTTGCT is a window from the Salvia hispanica cultivar TCC Black 2014 chromosome 1, UniMelb_Shisp_WGS_1.0, whole genome shotgun sequence genome containing:
- the LOC125221838 gene encoding BTB/POZ and TAZ domain-containing protein 1, translating into MVQLKKKLSGKMRLKYTPPYAGAGDMPEPDMFVLTSAGQRIPAHSKILASASAVLESIIERPEKHRSSERKITISGVPYDAVHVFLQFLYFNKCSDEHMESYGIHLLALSHVYSVQQLKQICTRGLAKRLSVENVVDVLQLARLCNAPDLYLKCMRLVSDKYKAVEETEAWRFLQEHDPYLELEILQFIDETESRKKKTRRHREEQSLYMQLSEAMDCLEHICSEGCTSVGPCDMDPNEHKGPCSKFSTCQGIQLLIKHFGACKKRVNGGCSRCSRMWQLFKLHSSICDQPDECRVPLCRQFKLKTQQDRRGNDPRWRLLVKKVISARTISSLSLPKRKREDEPRIVLQPHGSRRSIRV